The Pseudomonadota bacterium DNA window AGAATATGTTGCAGTGAGTCTGTAAAGAACGCCCTGTTGTTGAAAGAGAAAAACCCCAATATGGATATCTACATCCTCTTCCGTGATATAAGAACTTATGGGTTCAAGGAAGATTATTATCGGGAAGCAGCAAACAAAGAAGTAAAATTCATCCGTTATGAGCTGCAGGACAAACCCCGGATAGAACCCGGTGAGTCGGATGAAGATGGCCGTCCAGTTCTGAAGATTACTGCAATGGATTACATCCTCGGCGACCAGGTGGAGATAGCTGCTGATATCGTTGCTTTGGCTGCGGCAGTTGTTCCCTCGGCAGCAACCAAGGAAGTGGCTAATTTATTCAAGGTAACGCTAAGCCCCGATGGTTTCTTCAAGGAGGCACATGTCAAATTAAGACCTGTTGAGTTTGCTACAGACGGCGTTTATCTTTGCGGGATGGCTCACTATCCCAAGTTCATACAGGAAACAATAAATCAGGCATATGGAGCAGCAGGCCGGGCATTGACGCTTCTTTCACACGATATTGTCGTGGCCTCAGGTTCTGTTTGCGTGGTGGATGAGAAGAAGTGCATGGGGTGCGGGGCATGCGTTGCTGTCTGCACATATGGCGCCCTGGAACTTCGTGATACAAAACAAGGCAAAAAAGTTGCAGTAAACCCTGTCCTCTGTAAGGGAGACGGTCTCTGTAATGCGAAGTGCCCGACAGCGGCTATTTCACTAAAACACTATACCAATGAAGAAGTCATAAGTGAAATAGATGCAATGACTTCAGAGGAAGAGATCATACAACAAATCGATGCAGCAGGAAATGAATAAAGGAGGTGGAAACTAATGAGCGCAGGACTGAAATTTAAACCGAAAGTATTAGGTTTTGCATGTAACTGGTGAGCGTACGGAGCTGCTGACCTGGCTGGAGTTTCCAGACTGCAATATACAACTGAAATGAGGATAATTCGCGTCATGTGTTCCGGAAGGGTAGACATGGGGTTTGTACTCAGGGCCTTCTCGAATGGAATAGACGGGGTATTTATGGGCGCTTGCCATTTAAATGAATGTAATTATATCACTCATGGTAATTACCAGGCTCTTAACATGGTGCTTTTATTGAAAAAAATCATGGAACGCATCGGGCTGAATCCTCAAAGATTAAGAATACAATTTATGTCCGGTGCTGAATCAAACATTTTTGTCGAATCTACCAACGATTTTATAAAGAAAATAAAAGAACTGGGGCCTATCGGTAAAGGCGAAGGAATAGATAAAAGTGAGCTAAACTCAAGACTTGAAAAAGTTAAAAAGTTGGTCCCATATATTAAGATAGTAAAAAATGAAAAGCTTGGGACACGTCTTGAAACACATGAAGAATATGAAAACTTTTTTACCAAAGACGAGATCGATAAATTGTTTGACGAAATGTTCTCGTTCTATATTGATCCACTGAAGTGTCAGGCCTGTACGACCTGTGTCAGGAGATGCCCTATGGATGCGATTATAAGCGCCAAGGGCGAAGTCCATATTATAGATCAGGATAAATGCATAAGATGCGGAAGCTGCTTTGAAGCCTGCCCGCCTCGATTTGGCGCAATAACGAAGATGACCGGCGAGGTTCCGCCTCCTCTTCCCGAAGGTCAAAGGGCTATAGTCAAAAAGGGCAAGGAAAAAGAAGTTGCTTGAAGCAATAGGATTATAGTGTTGAATTATAAGACCCCGCAATTTTTGCGGGGTCTTATTTGTTTCGCATTAAAAAAGTTGTCTACAGGTCTCCCAAAGATTTTACCGGAATCGTTAGCTGCTCTCTCAAAAATCGGAGATTGTTACACGGTGTTGCGGGGTATGGCCTGGACAAGCAATCCAATGAGAATAAAGTGCAACTGTATATAAGATATTTGAGGAGACACAGCCCCTTTTTTTCTTGACAAACCATGTTGCCTGATATAAAAAAATACTTTGTTAAATAATTCACGTATGCAATATGCTTGTAAACGGATAGGAGGTTTTTATGTCGCCAGTTAGTGCGACCTATTTTGGCATATCGGGCTATGTCATTTTCTGGGTCATGTTCATAATTGCCATTAGTTTATTTGCACAAAGGGCTTATTTCCTCTTTCGCGTCATGTGTCTGGGTAAGCGGGAGAACCGCTTCGATAACATAG harbors:
- a CDS encoding hydrogenase iron-sulfur subunit, translated to MSAGLKFKPKVLGFACNWUAYGAADLAGVSRLQYTTEMRIIRVMCSGRVDMGFVLRAFSNGIDGVFMGACHLNECNYITHGNYQALNMVLLLKKIMERIGLNPQRLRIQFMSGAESNIFVESTNDFIKKIKELGPIGKGEGIDKSELNSRLEKVKKLVPYIKIVKNEKLGTRLETHEEYENFFTKDEIDKLFDEMFSFYIDPLKCQACTTCVRRCPMDAIISAKGEVHIIDQDKCIRCGSCFEACPPRFGAITKMTGEVPPPLPEGQRAIVKKGKEKEVA